One stretch of Asterias rubens chromosome 8, eAstRub1.3, whole genome shotgun sequence DNA includes these proteins:
- the LOC117293781 gene encoding histamine N-methyltransferase A-like, translating into MSASQVNNLKDLSTDEEYYQRVYDVFETVCDRREKMYEWICNDLPAVVDSIETDPGRALNVLSVGAGNGVIDLKMMSVLLVNHPLVHATILEPNPNVLQQYKALASKESAKLQGVSFEWRAETFDEYQKMTNKKRKFHFISCMSSIYYMGDLEPALQCLHGELDTGGILMVSLMSGEGGFGSLWQFLHKKFGRRGDLFTSSDVIEVSRNLNLNISVIQNFIYHCDLSACFGPPEELSEEASILLDFLTHTIGFARNALAECRDDVMRFLRSDACSDRGPLGQVILKGNNVAVFIRHE; encoded by the exons ATGTCTGCGTCTCAAGTTAACAACCTCAAAGATCTGTCGACTGATGAAGAGTATTACCAAAGAGTTTACGAtgtttttgaaacagtttgtgacAGACGGGAGAAGATGTATGAGTGGATTTGCAACGATCTACCGGCAGTTGTGGACTCGATCGAGACCGACCCTGGACGGGCGTTAAACGTGCTGAGTGTTGGGGCAGGCAACG GTGTCATCGATCTAAAGATGATGTCAGTGCTCCTGGTTAACCATCCTCTCGTCCACGCCACTATCCTCGAGCCTAACCCAAATGTATTGCAGCAGTACAAAGCCTTAGCATCCAAAGAGTCGGCAAAGCTCCAGGGCGTAAGCTTCGAGTGGAGAGCTGAGACGTTCGATGAGTATCAAAAGATGACTAACAAGAAAAGAAAGTTTCATTTTATCAGCTGCATGAGTTCTATTTACTACATGGGTGATTTAGAACCGGCCTTGCAGTGTCTTCATGGTGAGCTGGATACAGGAGGTATATTGATGGTGTCGCTTATGTCAG gGGAAGGAGGATTCGGGAGTCTATGGCAGTTTCTTCATAAGAAGTTTGGCCGGAGAGGAGATCTGTTCACATCTTCAGACGTTATTGAGGTGTCACGAAATCTCAATCTTAACATTTCCGTAATTCAAAACTTTATTTACCATTGTGACCTATCGGCTTGTTTCGGTCCCCCCGAAGAACTGTCCGAAGAGGCGAGTATTCTCCTCGACTTCTTGACTCATACCATCGGCTTTGCTCGGAATGCTTTGGCTGAGTGTCGAGATGACGTCATGAGATTCCTAAGGAGTGACGCGTGCTCAGACCGAGGTCCTTTAGGTCAGGTGATTCTCAAAGGAAACAACGTTGCTGTGTTCATCCGTCATGAATGA